In a genomic window of Colius striatus isolate bColStr4 chromosome 2, bColStr4.1.hap1, whole genome shotgun sequence:
- the PTP4A1 gene encoding protein tyrosine phosphatase type IVA 1, with the protein MARMNRPAPVEITYKNMRFLITHNPTNATLNKFIEELKKYGVTTVVRVCEATYDTAPVEKEGIQVLDWPFDDGAPPSNQVVDDWLNLLKVKFREEPGCCIAVHCVAGLGRAPVLVALALIECGMKYEDAVQFIRQKRRGAFNSKQLLYLEKYRPKMRLRFKDSNGHRNNCCIQ; encoded by the exons ATGGCCCGAATGAACCGCCCAGCTCCTGTGGAAATCACCTACAAGAACATGAGATTCCTAATCACACACAATCCAACCAATGCAACCTTAAACAAATTTATAGAG GAACTTAAGAAGTATGGTGTTACCACAGTGGTAAGAGTGTGTGAAGCTACTTATGACACTGCTCCGGTGgaaaaagaaggcattcaggTTTTG GATTGGCCCTTTGATGACGGTGCTCCACCATCCAACCAGGTTGTTGATGATTGGCTAAACCTCCTTAAAGTTAAATTTCGTGAAGAACCTGGTTGTTGTATTGCTGTACACTGTGTTGCTGGTCTTGGAAG agcTCCAGTCTTAGTTGCTCTTGCACTGATAGAATGTGGAATGAAGTATGAAGATGCAGTGCAGTTCATAAGACA GAAGCGGCGTGGAGCTTTTAACAGCAAGCAACTTCTGTACCTAGAGAAATACCGCCCCAAGATGCGTCTGCGCTTCAAAGACTCCAATGGTCACAGAAATAATTGTTGCATTCAGTAA